From the Diospyros lotus cultivar Yz01 chromosome 13, ASM1463336v1, whole genome shotgun sequence genome, one window contains:
- the LOC127788642 gene encoding uncharacterized protein LOC127788642 isoform X2: MNSVFSASCLLLRPPVSQSTLCVRLQPQHSSCYQNYSNGEIRETSRVMISTGSEAFVDQIVNSLPSQLLLLVHDSLLVLACIKEKYDTVKCWQGELIYVPEKWAPFDVVFLYFLPALPFKLDQVLGALAKHCLPGARIVISHPKGREVLEQQRRQFPDVVISNLPDKLTLQNVAADHSYQMIEFVDEPGFYLAVLKFKGTGR; encoded by the exons ATGAATTCTGTCTTCTCAGCATCCTGTCTCCTCCTTCGTCCTCCAGTTAGCCAGTCTACATTGTGTGTACGTTTACAGCCTCAACATAGTTCCTGTTATCAAAACTACTCTAATG GAGAGATACGAGAGACGTCAAGGGTCATGATTTCGACTGGTTCTGAAGCATTTGTCGACCAAATAGTCAATTCATTGCCTAGCCAACTTTTGTTGCTTGTCCATGACTCCCTACTAGTGTTAGCCTGCATCAAAGAAAAGTATGACACGGTTAAGTGTTGGCAGGGAGAATTGATATATGTGCCAGAGAAATGGGCACCTTTCGATGTGGTGTTTCTATACTTCCTTCCTGCTTTGCCCTTTAAACTTGATCAGGTTTTGGGAGCACTTGCTAAGCATTGTTTGCCAG GTGCAAGGATTGTGATCAGCCACCCCAAAGGAAGAGAAGTTTTAGAACAGCAAAGACGACAATTCCCCGACGTGGTAATCTCCAACTTGCCAGATAAGTTGACGTTGCAGAACGTTGCTGCTGATCATTCATATCAGATGATTGAATTTGTAGATGAACCTGGATTTTACCTTGCTGTCTTGAAGTTTAAAGGCACAGGCAGGTAG
- the LOC127788642 gene encoding uncharacterized protein LOC127788642 isoform X1, with product MNSVFSASCLLLRPPVSQSTLCVRLQPQHSSCYQNYSNGQPLSSGSLAFPTIYFRSLLYRPSTIGARALSNEEAISVINFEDFVEKDWSFLETDDSNSEEVHQQKINRIISAGEIRETSRVMISTGSEAFVDQIVNSLPSQLLLLVHDSLLVLACIKEKYDTVKCWQGELIYVPEKWAPFDVVFLYFLPALPFKLDQVLGALAKHCLPGARIVISHPKGREVLEQQRRQFPDVVISNLPDKLTLQNVAADHSYQMIEFVDEPGFYLAVLKFKGTGR from the exons ATGAATTCTGTCTTCTCAGCATCCTGTCTCCTCCTTCGTCCTCCAGTTAGCCAGTCTACATTGTGTGTACGTTTACAGCCTCAACATAGTTCCTGTTATCAAAACTACTCTAATGGTCAGCCCCTCTCCTCTGGTTCATTAGCTTTCCCAACCATTTATTTTCGTTCCTTGCTATACCGTCCATCAACCATTGGAGCTAGAGCTCTTTCAAATGAGGAAGCAATCTctgtaattaattttgaagattttgtgGAGAAAGATTGGTCATTTCTTGAAACTGATGATTCAAATTCTGAAGAAGTGCACCAACAAAAGATTAACCGGATAATCTCTGCAGGAGAGATACGAGAGACGTCAAGGGTCATGATTTCGACTGGTTCTGAAGCATTTGTCGACCAAATAGTCAATTCATTGCCTAGCCAACTTTTGTTGCTTGTCCATGACTCCCTACTAGTGTTAGCCTGCATCAAAGAAAAGTATGACACGGTTAAGTGTTGGCAGGGAGAATTGATATATGTGCCAGAGAAATGGGCACCTTTCGATGTGGTGTTTCTATACTTCCTTCCTGCTTTGCCCTTTAAACTTGATCAGGTTTTGGGAGCACTTGCTAAGCATTGTTTGCCAG GTGCAAGGATTGTGATCAGCCACCCCAAAGGAAGAGAAGTTTTAGAACAGCAAAGACGACAATTCCCCGACGTGGTAATCTCCAACTTGCCAGATAAGTTGACGTTGCAGAACGTTGCTGCTGATCATTCATATCAGATGATTGAATTTGTAGATGAACCTGGATTTTACCTTGCTGTCTTGAAGTTTAAAGGCACAGGCAGGTAG
- the LOC127788753 gene encoding protein WHAT'S THIS FACTOR 9, mitochondrial, with translation MKLKTIKILFSTLRQSQPLHDPINLQQQQRTLVKVRLKWVKNRSLDHTIDTHTDLKAAYLLKDAISRSSTGFITAKSISDWHKLLGLTIPTLRFIRRYPTLFEEFPHPRYPSLPCFRLTNIATTLHNQELSLHQTHEADTVQRLCRLLMMTKNKILTLQSLHPLKWDLGLPDNFDRHLVQKYPDHFRVVKGSNGLLSLKLEEWFQEFAVSELQKSNENGDTGNFRGEYRQFKRGQTALAFPMSFPRGYGAQKKVKAWMEEFQKLPYISPYEDSSRIDPNSELMEKRVVGVLHEFLSLTMYKKTKRNYLRSLREELNLPHRFTRIFTRYPGVFYLSLKCRTTTVTLKEGYQKGRLVDPHPLVRLREKFYYVMRTGLVYRNKGLDLIPQLDNLANDRMNEMEKEVSEEEDGEAREECYEEETSELYVDSDED, from the coding sequence ATGAAGTTGAAAACCATCAAGATTTTGTTCTCAACACTGAGGCAGAGCCAGCCTCTCCACGACCCAATAAATCTTCAGCAGCAACAGCGAACCCTAGTGAAAGTTCGCCTGAAATGGGTGAAGAACCGATCCCTCGACCACACCATCGACACCCACACCGATCTCAAAGCCGCTTACCTCCTCAAAGACGCCATCAGTCGCTCCTCCACGGGCTTCATCACCGCCAAGTCCATCTCCGATTGGCACAAGCTTCTGGGCCTCACCATCCCAACGCTCCGCTTCATCCGCCGGTACCCAACTCTCTTCGAGGAGTTTCCTCACCCCAGGTACCCCTCTTTACCCTGTTTTCGCCTCACCAACATTGCCACCACTTTGCACAATCAAGAGCTGAGCCTACATCAAACCCACGAAGCTGACACGGTCCAGCGGCTTTGTCGGCTTCTCATGAtgaccaaaaacaaaatccttACCCTTCAGTCGCTTCACCCTTTGAAATGGGACTTGGGTTTGCCGGATAATTTTGATAGGCACTTAGTTCAAAAGTACCCGGATCATTTTCGGGTTGTCAAGGGGTCGAACGGGTTGTTGTCTTTGAAGCTTGAGGAATGGTTCCAAGAGTTTGCAGTTTCCGAGTTGCAGAAGAGTAATGAGAATGGCGACACTGGTAATTTTAGGGGCGAGTACAGACAATTCAAGAGAGGACAAACTGCATTGGCGTTTCCAATGAGTTTTCCAAGGGGTTATGGGGCACAAAAGAAGGTGAAGGCGTGGATGGAGGAGTTTCAAAAGTTGCCATACATTTCCCCTTACGAAGATTCTAGTAGGATTGACCCAAATAGTGAGCTTATGGAGAAGAGGGTGGTTGGGGTTTTACATGAGTTTTTAAGCTTGACTATGTACAAGAAGACTAAGAGGAACTATTTGAGAAGCTTGAGAGAGGAGTTGAATCTTCCTCACAGGTTTACTCGAATCTTTACAAGGTATCCGGGTGTATTCTACCTCTCATTGAAGTGTAGGACGACAACCGTGACACTAAAAGAAGGCTACCAGAAGGGAAGATTAGTGGACCCTCATCCGCTTGTTCGTTTAAGAGAGAAGTTTTATTATGTTATGAGAACTGGGTTGGTTTATCGGAATAAAGGTCTGGACTTGATACCTCAGCTAGACAATTTGGCTAATGATAGAATGaatgaaatggaaaaggaagtgtctgaggaagaagatggcgaAGCCAGGGAAGAATGCTATGAAGAAGAAACTTCAGAGCTTTATGTGGATTCTGATGAAGATTAG
- the LOC127788588 gene encoding DEAD-box ATP-dependent RNA helicase 37-like isoform X1 — MIFSIFIICFLSFFFFFFLNSRFLRSDSCERYGAGSLPLSAFFGVYLTLLFPFCIFFFCISHARSQFLLCFWSAYVPPHLRNKPPASEPPAPSYGGPPSGNDRFSHSGPSSGSRWGGSRADHGPQRYSSGGRGGAGWTNRGGGWDPTREREVNPFGNNDVSDIADRTSGEQENSGINFDAYEDIPVDTSGENVPPPVNTFAEIDLGDALNLNIQRCKYVKPTPVQRHAIPICIAGRDLMACAQTGSGKTAAFCFPIISGIMRGHFTRPQGYRTVYPLALILSPTRELSIQIHEEARKFSYLTGVKVVVVYGGAPIKQQLRELERGVDILVATPGRLVDLLERAKVSLEMVKYLALDEADRMLDMGFEPQIRKIVEQMGMPPPGVRQTMLFSATFPKEIQRLASDFLSKYIFLAVGRVGSSTDLIAQRVEFVHESDKRSHLMDLLHAQKVNGVNGKQALTLVFVETKKGADSLEHWLYINGFSATTIHGDRTQQERELALRSFKSGNTPILVATDVAARGLDIPHVAHVINFDLPNDIDDYVHRIGRTGRAGKTGLATAFFNENNLSLAKPLADLMQEANQEVPAWLTRYASRVSYGGGRSRRSGGGRFGGRDFRREGNFSRGRGGMDYSYGGNRSGGYGVSNYGGGSGSGVTSAWD; from the exons ATGATCTTCTCTATCTTTATTATCTgttttcttagttttttttttttttttttcttgaatagcCGATTCCTCCGTTCTGATTCTTGTGAGCGTTATGGTGCAGGTTCGTTGCCTCTCTCTGCTTTTTTTGGAGTTTATCTGACGCTTTTGTTtccattttgcatttttttcttttgtatttcgCATGCTCGATCCCAGTTCCTTCTTTGTTTTTG GTCTGCTTATGTGCCGCCACATCTTCGTAACAAGCCACCTGCATCAGAGCCTCCAGCTCCGTCATATGGTGGTCCGCCATCTGGTAATGATAGGTTTAGCCACTCTGGACCCTCAAGTGGGTCAAGATGGGGAGGTTCCAGGGCTGATCATGGGCCCCAAAGATATAGCAGTGGTGGTCGAGGCGGTGCTGGCTGGACTAACAGAGGTGGGGGGTGGGATCCTACGAGAGAGAGGGAGGTAAACCCTTTTGGCAACAATGATGTTAGTGATATTGCAGATAGGACATCTGGCGAGCAGGAAAATAGCGGTATAAACTTTGATGCTTATGAGGACATTCCAGTGGATACGAGCGGTGAAAATGTGCCCCCTCCTGTGAATACATTTGCAGAGATTGACTTGGGGGATGCATTGAACCTAAATATTCAGAGGTGCAAATATGTGAAGCCGACTCCTGTGCAGCGCCATGCGATTCCCATTTGCATTGCTGGTAGAGATTTGATGGCTTGTGCTCAGACTGGATCTGGCAAGACTGCTGCCTTTTGCTTTCCGATTATTAGTGGAATTATGAGGGGCCACTTTACAAGACCTCAAGGATACCGGACTGTGTACCCACttgctctcattctctctcctaCAAGAGAGCTCTCAATACAG ATACACGAGGAAGCTAGGAAGTTCTCTTATCTAACTGGTGTTAAGGTAGTAGTTGTTTATGGAGGAGCACCAATCAAGCAACAG CTGCGAGAGCTTGAGAGAGGAGTTGATATTCTTGTGGCAACTCCTGGGCGATTAGTTGATTTGCTTGAGAGAGCAAAAGTTTCATTGGAGATGGTTAAATATTTAGCTCTTGATGAGGCAGATCGCATGCTAGATATGGGGTTTGAGCCTCAAATCAGAAAGATTGTTGAACAGATGGGCATGCCTCCACCAGGTGTAAGGCAGACAATGCTATTTAGTGCAACCTTTCCAAAAGAAATACAG AGACTGGCTTCTGATTTcctatcaaaatatatatttttggctGTTGGAAGGGTTGGCTCAAGTACTGATTTAATTGCTCAAAGAGTTGAGTTTGTTCATGAATCAGACAAGAGAAGCCACTTGATGGACCTTCTTCATGCACAAAAGGTTAATGGAGTTAATGGAAAG CAAGCCCTGACTTTGGTATTTGTGGAAACAAAGAAAGGAGCTGACTCATTGGAACATTGGTTGTATATAAATGGGTTTTCTGCTACTACTATTCATGGTGATAGAACACAACAG GAAAGAGAACTAGCACTTAGATCCTTTAAGAGTGGAAACACACCAATTTTAGTGGCCACAGATGTTGCAGCGCGTGGGCTTGATATTCCTCATGTAGCTCATGTGATCAATTTTGACCTCCCGAATGACATTGATGATTATGTGCACCGGATAGGACGGACAGGACGTGCTGGTAAGACAGGATTAGCAACCGCGTTCTTTAATGAGAACAATCTGTCATTGGCAAAGCCGCTGGCTGACCTGATGCAAGAAGCAAATCAAGAAGTACCTGCTTGGCTAACTCGTTATGCAAGTCGGGTTTCTTATGGAGGGGGCAGAAGCAGGCGGTCTGGTGGAGGGCGATTTGGTGGTCGTGACTTCAGAAGAGAAGGCAATTTTAGTAGGGGCAGGGGTGGCATGGACTACTCATATGGGGGTAACAGAAGTGGTGGTTACGGGGTATCTAATTATGGAGGGGGAAGTGGATCGGGCGTGACCAGTGCATGGGACTAA
- the LOC127788588 gene encoding DEAD-box ATP-dependent RNA helicase 37-like isoform X2, producing the protein MRTSWADSVAAENAASSSSGSNVTNRGASRPPRSAYVPPHLRNKPPASEPPAPSYGGPPSGNDRFSHSGPSSGSRWGGSRADHGPQRYSSGGRGGAGWTNRGGGWDPTREREVNPFGNNDVSDIADRTSGEQENSGINFDAYEDIPVDTSGENVPPPVNTFAEIDLGDALNLNIQRCKYVKPTPVQRHAIPICIAGRDLMACAQTGSGKTAAFCFPIISGIMRGHFTRPQGYRTVYPLALILSPTRELSIQIHEEARKFSYLTGVKVVVVYGGAPIKQQLRELERGVDILVATPGRLVDLLERAKVSLEMVKYLALDEADRMLDMGFEPQIRKIVEQMGMPPPGVRQTMLFSATFPKEIQRLASDFLSKYIFLAVGRVGSSTDLIAQRVEFVHESDKRSHLMDLLHAQKVNGVNGKQALTLVFVETKKGADSLEHWLYINGFSATTIHGDRTQQERELALRSFKSGNTPILVATDVAARGLDIPHVAHVINFDLPNDIDDYVHRIGRTGRAGKTGLATAFFNENNLSLAKPLADLMQEANQEVPAWLTRYASRVSYGGGRSRRSGGGRFGGRDFRREGNFSRGRGGMDYSYGGNRSGGYGVSNYGGGSGSGVTSAWD; encoded by the exons ATGAGAACATCTTGGGCTGATTCTGTTGCTGCTGAGAATgcggcttcttcttcctctggtAGCAATGTGACTAATAGAGGTGCTTCTCGCCCGCCTAGGTCTGCTTATGTGCCGCCACATCTTCGTAACAAGCCACCTGCATCAGAGCCTCCAGCTCCGTCATATGGTGGTCCGCCATCTGGTAATGATAGGTTTAGCCACTCTGGACCCTCAAGTGGGTCAAGATGGGGAGGTTCCAGGGCTGATCATGGGCCCCAAAGATATAGCAGTGGTGGTCGAGGCGGTGCTGGCTGGACTAACAGAGGTGGGGGGTGGGATCCTACGAGAGAGAGGGAGGTAAACCCTTTTGGCAACAATGATGTTAGTGATATTGCAGATAGGACATCTGGCGAGCAGGAAAATAGCGGTATAAACTTTGATGCTTATGAGGACATTCCAGTGGATACGAGCGGTGAAAATGTGCCCCCTCCTGTGAATACATTTGCAGAGATTGACTTGGGGGATGCATTGAACCTAAATATTCAGAGGTGCAAATATGTGAAGCCGACTCCTGTGCAGCGCCATGCGATTCCCATTTGCATTGCTGGTAGAGATTTGATGGCTTGTGCTCAGACTGGATCTGGCAAGACTGCTGCCTTTTGCTTTCCGATTATTAGTGGAATTATGAGGGGCCACTTTACAAGACCTCAAGGATACCGGACTGTGTACCCACttgctctcattctctctcctaCAAGAGAGCTCTCAATACAG ATACACGAGGAAGCTAGGAAGTTCTCTTATCTAACTGGTGTTAAGGTAGTAGTTGTTTATGGAGGAGCACCAATCAAGCAACAG CTGCGAGAGCTTGAGAGAGGAGTTGATATTCTTGTGGCAACTCCTGGGCGATTAGTTGATTTGCTTGAGAGAGCAAAAGTTTCATTGGAGATGGTTAAATATTTAGCTCTTGATGAGGCAGATCGCATGCTAGATATGGGGTTTGAGCCTCAAATCAGAAAGATTGTTGAACAGATGGGCATGCCTCCACCAGGTGTAAGGCAGACAATGCTATTTAGTGCAACCTTTCCAAAAGAAATACAG AGACTGGCTTCTGATTTcctatcaaaatatatatttttggctGTTGGAAGGGTTGGCTCAAGTACTGATTTAATTGCTCAAAGAGTTGAGTTTGTTCATGAATCAGACAAGAGAAGCCACTTGATGGACCTTCTTCATGCACAAAAGGTTAATGGAGTTAATGGAAAG CAAGCCCTGACTTTGGTATTTGTGGAAACAAAGAAAGGAGCTGACTCATTGGAACATTGGTTGTATATAAATGGGTTTTCTGCTACTACTATTCATGGTGATAGAACACAACAG GAAAGAGAACTAGCACTTAGATCCTTTAAGAGTGGAAACACACCAATTTTAGTGGCCACAGATGTTGCAGCGCGTGGGCTTGATATTCCTCATGTAGCTCATGTGATCAATTTTGACCTCCCGAATGACATTGATGATTATGTGCACCGGATAGGACGGACAGGACGTGCTGGTAAGACAGGATTAGCAACCGCGTTCTTTAATGAGAACAATCTGTCATTGGCAAAGCCGCTGGCTGACCTGATGCAAGAAGCAAATCAAGAAGTACCTGCTTGGCTAACTCGTTATGCAAGTCGGGTTTCTTATGGAGGGGGCAGAAGCAGGCGGTCTGGTGGAGGGCGATTTGGTGGTCGTGACTTCAGAAGAGAAGGCAATTTTAGTAGGGGCAGGGGTGGCATGGACTACTCATATGGGGGTAACAGAAGTGGTGGTTACGGGGTATCTAATTATGGAGGGGGAAGTGGATCGGGCGTGACCAGTGCATGGGACTAA